The nucleotide window ggATTGAATTTCTGGATATCATGCATGCCCAACCAGTTAATAAAAGAGTCATACTTGTTGAAAAAGTCAAGATTTCTCAGAAAATAAGCATAGAAAGCACAGAtctgtgaaattaaaaataaaacgaaaatAAGAtccttgaaaaaatatgaacaatGAAAAAACACAGAAATAATGTTCGGTTTTAATTggtttggaaggaaaaaaaaccgaaccgaaccgaaccgaatatGGTCGGTTCGAAccggttttcggttcggttcggttcaaaaacttgaaaaaaaataattttggtttgattGCTTTTTTTAGCCCAAAACCGGACCGAACTGAAAATGCTCAGCCCTACTTTGGAGTATATTTAAGGATTGCTATTTAGGAGttattatgataaattataatgaGATTATATATTGaacttttttccttgtttttaaagtaatttacatgttaattaaaattaaatccacTTCTctaacaatattaaaagaatatctCTCACATTATAGTTACagtgattatatttttatatccaaataagatttttttaaagtatttggatataaaataatcatatgttcattttaataatttttttctttagaatttatgaatttaataattagtgataaaaaaaacttaatacttataaaattgtattttagtGGGATTTAGTATGATGATAAAGTAAAcgatttttaataagaaattataataaataaaagaatgaatttaaaaaattaaaaataaaaatatgtgtatttttattataaaagattCTTTCATTTTGTCATtgcatgattaatttttttgtttggtttgtgtCCGTTTTTGAGAGAtccaagataaataaaaacttaactcGCAAGTAACTGAGATCTACGAgaagatatataaaaagaaaagaaaaggaaatactcgacaaaataaaaaataaaataagcaagTAAAAATTTACTTCGTTTTTCCATTCAGAGAACCAAAGAACccagagagaggagagagtcCAAGATCCACTCTCCTCCGCTCTTTTacatttacacacacacacacacagagaaggagaggagagagagagacagagatggGGTGCTCTTTTTCGGGGCTGAATGCATTATACGACGCCGTTAACGGAGGAGGAGATGTGTGGATCAACGAGAACAGATTCAGGATCGTGAGGCAGCTAGGTGAAGGTGGATTTGCCTATGTTTACTTGGTTAAGGAGGTGGTCAACGTCTCTTCTCCTGCTTCTAGTGGTGGTCGTGCTGCTGTCGGCGGTGGCCTCTCTAAAAAAGTCAAGGACAAATCCCATCTCTCTGGTACCTTTACTTCTTCATTCTCAagtcttaattgaaaaaaaaaaagatttttttttaattaatgaaacatGTTTTAAGCTATTgcatttgtattttcttttcaattttgtgaTCTTGGTTGCTGAAATAtgagttttctttgttttttattttaaatggggATGATCTGGTTATGGATCTTCAAGTATGGTGTTTCATTTACGTGGAGATCATCGTATGGTGTTTGAGTGATTATTACTGTGATATTGGGTTACGATCCCTGATCCACAAGATTTTCAATCGCTAATTATGCCATTTGTCATGCGTTGGATATGCCATTTAATTCGAAGAATATGTGTGCTTGCAACTTTGTTTAGCATTTGGAGAACATAATGAATTCAATTACACTTCTGGTCTGACTTTAAATACTGTGCAGTTGATGGAACTTATGCTATGAAGAAAGTTCTTATTCAGAATAATGAGCAATTGGAATTGGTGCGGGAAGAGATTCGCGTTTCTTCATTATTCAATCACTCCAATCTGCTTCCTCTTCTTGATCATGCTATTATTTCCGTTAAGGTAATAACTGCAAGCTGTTCTTCCTTTTCAGATTATTGTAGGTGGATTTCTCATAAAGTTGATGTTGCCTTTGTTATTAAGGCATCTGATTCTCATGGATGGACATGCTCTGACCTTGTGCTTCATGGTTGGGAAACTCTAGAGCTTTTGAGGGTAGAGCTTTCATTTGGTGTTAAGTcagattttaaagaaaattgtaCCCATGTTCCCGTCTTCCCTTCTGGATCTTGTTTGGAACTTCTTAATGTGTATGAGTTTTTATCTGTGTGTGCATCTCCTGCATGGCATATCCAATCAGGGCATATCCAATCAGGGCATAGAACTCTCTAGTCATGAAACTATCACTGCAGAATCACCTTCATCTTCATAGCTAGTAACCTATGCATAGAAGCAATTAACTCATTGTATAACAGAAAAATAGGAGCTTCTATGTAGTATgtagttttgaaaataatttctgtGCAAATGTTACATGGGTTGCACACATATTGCTTTGATGAATAGGAACTTCCAGCCACGAACCATTTTCCTAACACGAGGCCAAGATCCTTTAGTGTCATTTGATCAGATTGGGGTTGACTTTTATTTGTACTTCAGAATTAGTGACAAGGAAACTTATTTCAATTCTCTTCTTTTGTACCTTTTACTCAAACATttttatgtccttttttttttaaaggccaCTCAAGAAGGATCTTGGAACCATGAAGCATATTTGTTATTTCCGGTTCACTTGGATGGAACCTTACTGGACAACTCTGCTGCTATGAAATctaaaaaggaatttttttctaCCACAGATGTTCTTCAAATATTTCGGCAGGTGAAtggaaataatataattttttcttttatattcactttttttgttACGCAATACATTCCTAGCACAAAGCAGGATTGGCTTCATAACATAATACCCCAGTGTaagatatcttttttatatttggcaATCATTTAAACTTACTGTTACTTGTATGTGGAAATCACTATTTAGTTTTCTACTCGAGTTGGGTCGAGTGTTCCTGCATTTGCTCTTTAATGTCCTAGAATTAATTCAGAGAATGTTTTGTAACTTTTGtcccttttttatttacatCCATAGTGTCTTTTTGTATGCGTAGATATCATACTTTGATATCCATCTACTGTATTGTGTCCTATGCACACTTAAGAAATATTACGCTATACTTTGATATCCATCAACTGTATTGTGTCCTATGCACGCTTAAGAAAGATTATGCTGCAGCTTTGTGCAGGATTGAAAAATATG belongs to Populus nigra chromosome 18, ddPopNigr1.1, whole genome shotgun sequence and includes:
- the LOC133678938 gene encoding uncharacterized protein LOC133678938 encodes the protein MGCSFSGLNALYDAVNGGGDVWINENRFRIVRQLGEGGFAYVYLVKEVVNVSSPASSGGRAAVGGGLSKKVKDKSHLSVDGTYAMKKVLIQNNEQLELVREEIRVSSLFNHSNLLPLLDHAIISVKATQEGSWNHEAYLLFPVHLDGTLLDNSAAMKSKKEFFSTTDVLQIFRQLCAGLKNMHNLDPPYAHNDVKPGNVLLTHRKGQSPLAILMDFGSARPARKQIRSRSEALQLQEWASEHCSAPFRAPELWDCPSHADIDERTDIWSLGCTLYAIMYGVSPFEYALGESGGSLQLAIVNAQIKWPAGPKPPYPEALHQFVTWMLQPQAAVRPRIDDIIIHVDKLISKFSN